A region from the Halobacillus mangrovi genome encodes:
- the serS gene encoding serine--tRNA ligase yields MLDMKYLRQNFDEVKEKLKNRGEDLSDLDAFGDLDVRRRELIKETEELKARRNEVSKEISQLKKAKEDADDKIKEMREVGDRIKTLDTELKEVEEKLETMLLSIPNIPHESVPVGEDEDDNIEARTWGEAPDFDFETKAHWDVAADLGILDFERASKVTGSRFVFYKGLGARLERALLNFMMDLHADEHGYQEMLPPQMVNRTSMTGTGQLPKFEEDAFKIEGWDYFLVPTAEVPVTNFHREEILSAEDLPQKFVAFSTNFRSEAGSAGRDTRGLIRQHQFNKVELVQLAKPEESYDVLEELTGHAEKVLQLLKLPYRVMSMCTGDLGFTAAKKYDIEVWIPSQDTFREISSCSNFEDFQARRAGIRFRREEKGKPEFVHTLNGSGLAIGRTVAAILENYQQADGSVVVPEVLRPYMGGKEVIK; encoded by the coding sequence ATGTTAGATATGAAATATTTGCGTCAAAATTTTGATGAAGTCAAAGAGAAATTGAAAAACCGTGGAGAGGATCTCTCTGATCTTGATGCTTTTGGTGATCTGGATGTTAGACGCCGTGAATTAATCAAAGAAACAGAAGAATTGAAAGCCCGTCGTAATGAAGTTTCCAAAGAGATTTCTCAGCTGAAAAAAGCAAAAGAAGATGCTGATGACAAAATTAAAGAAATGCGTGAGGTCGGCGATCGTATCAAAACACTGGATACAGAGCTGAAGGAAGTGGAAGAAAAATTAGAAACCATGCTTTTATCTATTCCGAACATCCCGCATGAAAGTGTCCCTGTAGGAGAAGATGAAGACGATAATATAGAAGCAAGAACATGGGGAGAAGCTCCTGATTTCGATTTTGAAACGAAAGCACACTGGGATGTAGCTGCTGATCTAGGTATTTTAGATTTCGAACGTGCCTCTAAAGTAACTGGAAGCCGTTTCGTCTTCTATAAAGGTCTTGGAGCCCGTCTAGAGCGTGCTCTGCTCAACTTCATGATGGACCTTCACGCTGATGAACACGGCTATCAGGAAATGCTACCACCGCAAATGGTAAACCGTACATCTATGACAGGAACAGGCCAGCTGCCTAAGTTCGAAGAGGATGCCTTTAAAATTGAAGGATGGGATTATTTCTTAGTTCCGACTGCAGAAGTGCCTGTTACGAACTTCCATCGAGAGGAAATCCTATCTGCTGAAGATCTGCCACAAAAATTCGTAGCCTTCAGCACCAACTTCCGTTCTGAAGCCGGTTCTGCCGGAAGGGATACGCGAGGTCTCATCCGCCAACACCAATTCAATAAAGTTGAACTCGTTCAGCTTGCGAAACCAGAAGAATCTTATGACGTGCTGGAGGAATTGACAGGACACGCAGAAAAAGTTCTTCAATTGCTCAAATTGCCTTACCGTGTCATGAGCATGTGCACGGGAGACCTTGGTTTTACGGCAGCAAAGAAATACGATATTGAAGTATGGATTCCGAGCCAGGATACGTTCCGTGAAATCAGCTCTTGCTCTAACTTTGAGGATTTCCAGGCCCGTCGTGCTGGCATTCGCTTCCGTCGTGAGGAAAAAGGAAAGCCGGAATTTGTTCATACGTTGAATGGCTCTGGATTAGCTATTGGACGTACCGTTGCGGCAATCTTGGAAAATTATCAGCAAGCGGATGGTTCTGTAGTCGTACCGGAGGTTTTGCGTCCGTACATGGGTGGAAAAGAAGTCATTAAATAA
- the pdxT gene encoding pyridoxal 5'-phosphate synthase glutaminase subunit PdxT, producing MTTIGVLGLQGAFREHVRSVEATGAEAVVVKKKEQLDEIDGLIIPGGESTTIRRLIDKYDFLEPIRQFGLQGKPIFGTCAGLILLASEIDGSYDVHLGVMDIKVRRNAFGRQRESFEADLDIKGVAEGYNAVFIRAPYIEGVGEETEVLATYNGHIVAAQQGHYLACSFHPELTDDHRLTAHFVQMVEESKKTLAL from the coding sequence ATGACTACTATCGGTGTATTAGGACTTCAAGGAGCCTTTCGTGAGCATGTTCGTTCTGTAGAAGCTACAGGTGCAGAAGCCGTTGTAGTGAAAAAGAAAGAACAGCTGGATGAAATTGATGGTCTAATCATTCCAGGAGGCGAAAGTACAACTATTCGCCGTCTTATCGATAAATATGATTTTCTTGAACCGATTCGTCAATTCGGATTACAAGGGAAACCTATCTTTGGCACATGCGCCGGTTTGATTTTGCTTGCTTCTGAGATTGACGGTTCCTACGATGTACATTTAGGCGTCATGGATATCAAAGTCCGTCGAAATGCTTTTGGACGTCAGCGTGAAAGCTTTGAGGCAGATCTCGATATTAAAGGTGTAGCGGAAGGTTATAATGCTGTGTTCATCCGAGCTCCATATATTGAGGGTGTAGGTGAAGAAACAGAAGTGCTGGCAACTTACAATGGTCATATCGTAGCTGCTCAGCAAGGGCACTATTTGGCTTGTTCATTCCATCCTGAATTGACGGATGACCATCGTTTGACAGCTCATTTTGTGCAAATGGTAGAAGAATCCAAAAAAACACTTGCATTATAA
- the pdxS gene encoding pyridoxal 5'-phosphate synthase lyase subunit PdxS, whose protein sequence is MSQTGTDRVKRGMAEMQKGGVIMDVVNAEQAKIAEEAGAVAVMALERVPADIRAAGGVARMADPTIVEEVMNAVSIPVMAKARIGHITEARVLEAMGVDYIDESEVLTPADEIYHIKKDEYTVPFVCGCRDLGEATRRIREGASMLRTKGEPGTGNIVEAVSHMRKVQSQIRHLRGLSEDEIMVYAKENGAPFDLLMEIREEGRLPVVNFAAGGIATPADASLMMQLGADGVFVGSGIFKSNNPEKFARAIVEATTHYDDYKLIGELSKGLGTAMKGMEMSTLTADQRMQDRSQ, encoded by the coding sequence ATGTCACAAACAGGTACGGATCGCGTAAAACGCGGTATGGCCGAAATGCAAAAAGGTGGCGTCATCATGGACGTCGTAAATGCTGAGCAAGCTAAAATCGCTGAAGAAGCGGGTGCTGTAGCCGTAATGGCTCTAGAACGCGTTCCAGCGGATATTCGTGCAGCTGGCGGAGTCGCTCGTATGGCTGACCCGACCATTGTCGAAGAGGTTATGAATGCTGTGTCCATTCCAGTTATGGCTAAAGCACGTATCGGCCATATCACAGAAGCTCGTGTACTTGAAGCTATGGGCGTTGATTATATCGACGAAAGTGAAGTGCTAACCCCTGCTGATGAAATTTACCACATTAAAAAAGATGAGTACACTGTACCATTCGTATGTGGTTGTCGTGACCTTGGTGAAGCAACTCGTCGTATTCGTGAAGGCGCATCTATGCTTCGTACAAAAGGTGAACCAGGTACAGGAAACATTGTTGAAGCTGTAAGTCACATGCGTAAAGTTCAGTCTCAAATCCGTCACCTTCGTGGTCTTTCCGAAGATGAAATCATGGTATATGCGAAAGAAAACGGCGCTCCATTTGATCTTTTAATGGAAATTCGTGAAGAAGGCCGTCTTCCGGTCGTAAACTTCGCTGCAGGCGGAATCGCTACTCCAGCTGACGCATCTCTTATGATGCAGCTTGGTGCAGACGGAGTATTTGTTGGATCCGGAATCTTCAAATCCAACAACCCTGAGAAATTCGCACGAGCAATCGTAGAAGCAACGACACACTATGACGATTACAAGCTAATTGGTGAACTATCTAAAGGTCTTGGAACAGCTATGAAGGGTATGGAAATGTCTACACTTACCGCTGACCAACGCATGCAGGATAGAAGTCAATAA
- a CDS encoding serine hydrolase, whose protein sequence is MIQRFKASLAITLAIIMTMTGAFAIPKHTYAATVDLEAKSAILVDAETGKVLFDKEADLTLPPASMTKMMTEYLVLEAIKEGSISWDTTTQISEYAYEISANPEFSGVGLKMDKDYTVRELYTAMAVNSDNATTITLAELIAGSESEFVKMMNEKAKEMGLPDYEFVNSTGLNNSHLGDNYPEGTEPDATNMLSARAAALLGYHLINDYPEALEFSSKPTAEFDGQTVTNWNWMIPNMPGHLAAFGYEGVDGLKTGYTELAGNTFTGTAEQDGQRLIAVVMKADSRESRFRQTAKLFDYGFQHFERKQLFDAGYQLKDESKLEVAKGKEETVEIETKEAVQTLVKNGEEEQYSIQYNINKDQLNEDGKLEAPVEKGQKIGTAEVVYSGEESYGNILPDRNSTTVDLVTTSSVEKSNWFMLMLGGIGDFFADVFTGAVDMVKGWF, encoded by the coding sequence TTGATACAAAGATTCAAAGCATCACTGGCCATTACATTGGCAATTATTATGACGATGACCGGAGCTTTTGCAATTCCTAAACATACATATGCGGCTACGGTTGATTTAGAGGCGAAATCAGCCATTTTGGTAGACGCTGAAACGGGGAAGGTATTATTTGATAAAGAAGCAGATTTAACCTTGCCTCCTGCGAGTATGACGAAGATGATGACAGAGTACTTAGTACTTGAAGCGATAAAAGAAGGGTCAATTAGTTGGGATACAACGACCCAGATCAGTGAATATGCTTATGAAATCTCAGCTAACCCTGAATTTTCAGGCGTAGGCTTAAAGATGGATAAAGATTACACCGTTCGCGAACTCTATACGGCAATGGCGGTTAATTCTGATAATGCAACGACAATTACGCTTGCAGAATTAATTGCTGGGTCTGAAAGTGAATTTGTGAAAATGATGAATGAGAAAGCTAAGGAAATGGGATTGCCCGATTATGAGTTTGTTAATTCTACAGGGCTTAATAATTCTCACTTAGGGGATAACTATCCAGAAGGAACAGAGCCGGATGCAACGAACATGCTTTCCGCAAGAGCCGCTGCTTTGCTCGGTTACCACTTGATCAATGACTACCCAGAGGCACTGGAATTCTCCAGCAAGCCAACGGCAGAATTTGATGGACAAACGGTAACGAACTGGAACTGGATGATTCCGAATATGCCGGGCCACCTTGCTGCTTTTGGATATGAAGGTGTCGATGGACTAAAAACAGGTTACACAGAACTTGCAGGTAATACGTTTACAGGAACGGCCGAACAGGATGGACAGCGTCTGATTGCGGTTGTCATGAAGGCTGATTCAAGAGAATCACGTTTCCGCCAGACTGCAAAACTTTTTGATTACGGTTTCCAACACTTCGAAAGAAAGCAATTATTCGATGCAGGATACCAGCTTAAAGACGAATCGAAGTTAGAGGTAGCTAAAGGTAAAGAGGAAACAGTCGAGATCGAAACGAAAGAAGCTGTTCAAACTCTTGTGAAAAACGGGGAAGAAGAGCAGTATTCTATCCAATACAACATTAATAAGGATCAGTTGAATGAGGACGGAAAACTGGAAGCGCCTGTTGAAAAAGGTCAAAAGATCGGTACAGCTGAGGTTGTTTATAGCGGTGAGGAATCTTATGGCAATATCCTGCCAGATAGAAACTCCACGACGGTTGATTTGGTAACAACTTCCTCTGTAGAAAAGTCGAATTGGTTTATGTTAATGCTAGGTGGTATCGGTGACTTTTTTGCTGATGTATTTACTGGTGCTGTCGATATGGTTAAAGGCTGGTTTTAA